In Arvicola amphibius chromosome 1, mArvAmp1.2, whole genome shotgun sequence, one DNA window encodes the following:
- the LOC119806203 gene encoding lipase member N produces the protein MPMRWLFLTIACLIRGTLSVSGLSDFDNEVNPEVWMNASEIITYNGYPSEEYEVTTADGYILAINRIPYGRAQTEQTGPRPVVYLQHALFADNAYWLENFANGSLGFLLADAGYDVWMGNSRGNTWSRRHKTLSANEEKFWAFSFDEMAKYDLPGIIDFIVKKTGQEKLYFIGHSLGTTIGFIAFSTMPEVAQRIKMNFALGPVISFKYPTSIFTSFFLLPNSIIKLMFGTKGFFLEDKKAKASYIQVCNKKLLRPLCSEFMSLWAGFNKKNMNMSRLDVYMSHAPTGSSIQNILHIKQLYRADEFRAYDWGSETENMKHYNQSRPPIYDLTAMKVPTAIWAGGHDVLITPQDVARILPQVTNLRYFKLFPDWNHFDFVWGLDAPQRLYSKIIGLMREYL, from the exons ATGCCTATGAGGTGGCTATTCTTAACAATAGCCTGTTTGATACGTGGGACTTTAAGTGTTAGTGGACTCTCGGATTTTGACAATGAAGTGAATCCTGAAGTGTGGATGAATGCC AGTGAAATCATCACCTACAACGGCTACCCCAGTGAAGAGTATGAAGTCACCACCGCAGACGGGTACATTCTCGCCATCAACAGGATTCCTTATGGGAGAGCACAGACTGAGCAGACAG GTCCCCGGCCAGTTGTGTATCTGCAGCATGCCTTGTTTGCAGACAATGCCTATTGGCTTGAGAACTTTGCCAATGGAAGCCTTGGGTTCCTCTTAGCAGATGCAGGTTATGACGTGTGGATGGGAAACAGCCGGGGAAACACTTGGTCAAGAAGACACAAAACTCTCTCAGCAAATGAAGAGAAATTCTGGGCTTTTAG ttttgatgAAATGGCCAAATATGACCTCCCAGGAATAATAGACTTCATTGTAAAGAAAACAGGTCAGGAGAAGTTGTACTTCATTGGACATTCACTGGGCACTACAATAG GGTTTATAGCCTTTTCCACCATGCCTGAAGTGGCACAAAGAATCAAAATGAATTTTGCCTTGGGTCCTGTGATCTCATTCAAATATCCCACAAGCATTTTTAccagtttttttctacttccaaattCCATAATCAAG CTTATGTTTGGTACCAAAGGTTTCTTTTTAGAAGATAAGAAGGCAAAGGCATCTTATATCCAAGTCTGCAACAAAAAGCTACTCCGACCATTGTGTAGTGAGTTTATGTCCCTGTGGGCTGGATTCaacaaaaaaaatatgaatatg AGTCGATTGGATGTGTACATGTCACATGCTCCCACGGGATCATCAATACAGAACATCCTGCATATAAAACAG CTGTACCGAGCTGATGAATTCAGAGCTTACGACTGGGGAAGTGAAACTGAAAATATGAAGCACTACAACCAG AGTCGCCCTCCCATCTATGACCTGACAGCCATGAAGGTGCCCACTGCCATTTGGGCTGGTGGACATGATGTCCTCATAACACCTCAAGATGTGGCCAGGATACTTCCCCAAGTTACAAATCTACGCTACTTCAAACTCTTTCCAGATTGGAACCATTTTGATTTTGTCTGGGGCCTTGATGCCCCTCAAAGACTGTACAGTAAAATCATAGGTTTGATGAGAGAATATCTCTAA